In Danio aesculapii chromosome 8, fDanAes4.1, whole genome shotgun sequence, the genomic stretch CATGCAGTGTTTGTGTGATTTTCTCCAGCTCTTCGTCTGTCAGAATCACTCCATCCCACTCGTCCTCAAACTCTACATCATCATTCACATCCATCCCACCTTCAGACTCAAGCCTGTCCCGGTATTCGGGTGCTACTTTCAGTACAGCTGTCGGTTTAGATAATGTTATGTGTCCAGCAGAGGGCACCAGTCCAGTCCGGTTGGTGTCCAGTGTTTCGAGGGCAGAGTCAGATGAGTTTGCAGAGGAGAGCAGGGCTGATGGCGCCAAGCTCTTCTGAAGTCTGGATTGTTCGGTTTTGCCATCTCTGAGATACTGCTGTCCACTGCTGGGGGAGACTTTAGCATCCTGCTTTAGCTTGCGGGCTTCTGGTGGGGTGAATGTGCTGCGCAGGACTCTGGAAATGACATCAGGGCTGACAGAGAAACCCTCTGCTAGTCTCTGGAGAGTCCATTCCTCTGGAGACTCCTGCTTTAAGTACCTGTGAAATCATATGACAGATGACTGGCAAGTAGAAAACTACAACATTTCTGGCAAGACATGAGATTGTTATGATTTATCAAGAAACCAACTTAAAGAGTCACaa encodes the following:
- the ngrn gene encoding neugrin, producing the protein MVSPWRSVLMLATKLAPVPGPAACQVCRHASRGSYGWMSKNDSDSHLKQKQQGAVFEDDHDMDAVEVKLDSIISEEKRRHKAAKFHMIKRKMNSPGAPQRKLSWDAIEQIRYLKQESPEEWTLQRLAEGFSVSPDVISRVLRSTFTPPEARKLKQDAKVSPSSGQQYLRDGKTEQSRLQKSLAPSALLSSANSSDSALETLDTNRTGLVPSAGHITLSKPTAVLKVAPEYRDRLESEGGMDVNDDVEFEDEWDGVILTDEELEKITQTLHDKPSPVEQRGRDFFDSEGNFLYRV